In one window of Cytophagaceae bacterium ABcell3 DNA:
- a CDS encoding metal-dependent transcriptional regulator produces the protein MSNSKSVTLSHTEENYLKAIYHLSEHGTKEVNTNAVSEVLQTRPASVSDMLRKLSAKKMINYIKYQGVTVTENGKKEALQVIRKHRLWEVFLVEKLKFNWDEVHEIAEQLEHIQSKLLIKRLDEFLGFPSYDPHGDPIPNEAGEFTPKPRITLSEAEVDSPNVVVGLKETSSPFLQFLDKTGIYIGAKIKILERIAFDQSLEITIDENKTLNVSSEVAKNIYVTD, from the coding sequence ATGAGTAACAGCAAATCAGTAACACTAAGCCATACAGAAGAAAATTACCTAAAAGCCATTTACCATTTATCAGAACATGGCACCAAAGAAGTAAACACAAATGCTGTTTCTGAGGTTTTGCAAACCAGACCTGCTTCTGTAAGTGATATGCTAAGAAAGCTGTCGGCAAAGAAAATGATCAATTATATTAAGTACCAAGGTGTAACAGTTACTGAAAATGGAAAAAAGGAAGCGCTTCAAGTAATCAGGAAACACCGTTTATGGGAAGTGTTCTTGGTGGAAAAACTAAAATTCAACTGGGATGAAGTACATGAGATTGCAGAACAACTTGAGCATATCCAGTCCAAGTTGCTTATAAAACGCCTGGACGAATTCCTTGGTTTTCCTTCATACGATCCACATGGAGACCCTATTCCTAATGAAGCTGGCGAATTTACTCCTAAGCCAAGAATAACCTTATCAGAGGCAGAAGTAGATTCACCAAATGTGGTAGTAGGTTTAAAGGAAACCTCCTCCCCTTTTCTTCAATTTTTGGACAAAACAGGTATTTATATTGGCGCCAAAATTAAAATACTAGAACGTATCGCTTTTGACCAGTCACTTGAGATAACCATAGACGAAAACAAAACATTAAATGTGTCCAGTGAAGTAGCCAAAAACATTTATGTAACAGATTAA
- a CDS encoding zinc ABC transporter substrate-binding protein, which yields MNQFIKLLLPAILFISIASCDSPDERRQITEEDAPAAAAPSPITILTTTNLIADAVRQVAGDVAEVSSLMGPGVDPHLYRATDRDRRRIMESDVVYYNGLHLEGRMSDILAKTGARKPVIAVAEKIDRTQIIYHDRVADPHVWFDVTLWKEVVSTISQDLQERFPIHAQRFINNEENYLGVLDTLDHWARTEIGSIPRQQRVMVTAHDAFNYFGRAYNIEVEGMQGLSTLSDLSLGEVTEIVRMLVEREIKAVFVESSVPQSTVEAVVVGARARGHDVQIGGELFSDALGEEGTPEGTYVGMVEHNVRTITEALK from the coding sequence ATGAACCAGTTTATAAAGCTTTTATTGCCAGCTATATTATTTATAAGCATAGCCTCGTGTGACAGTCCTGACGAGCGTAGGCAAATAACAGAAGAGGATGCCCCAGCGGCTGCCGCCCCTTCGCCCATTACCATCCTTACAACCACCAACCTTATTGCAGACGCTGTACGCCAAGTAGCTGGCGATGTAGCTGAAGTATCTTCGTTGATGGGTCCAGGGGTAGACCCGCACCTTTACAGGGCCACAGACAGGGACAGAAGACGTATTATGGAATCTGATGTAGTATACTATAATGGACTACACCTGGAAGGTAGAATGAGTGACATACTAGCAAAAACAGGTGCCAGGAAACCAGTAATAGCAGTAGCCGAGAAAATTGACAGGACTCAAATCATTTATCACGATAGGGTGGCAGACCCACATGTTTGGTTTGATGTCACCTTATGGAAAGAAGTTGTAAGTACTATATCTCAAGACCTGCAAGAAAGATTTCCCATTCATGCGCAACGATTTATAAATAATGAAGAAAACTATTTGGGCGTCTTAGATACGTTAGATCATTGGGCAAGAACCGAAATAGGGTCAATTCCGAGACAACAGAGAGTGATGGTAACAGCACACGATGCGTTCAATTATTTTGGCAGGGCATATAATATTGAGGTAGAAGGCATGCAAGGGCTCTCCACCCTATCCGACCTTTCTCTTGGAGAGGTTACTGAAATTGTCAGGATGCTTGTAGAACGAGAAATTAAAGCCGTTTTTGTAGAGTCGTCTGTTCCACAAAGCACAGTAGAGGCCGTAGTAGTAGGCGCTAGAGCAAGAGGTCACGATGTCCAAATAGGTGGTGAACTGTTCTCTGACGCCCTTGGAGAAGAAGGCACTCCCGAAGGCACCTATGTGGGCATGGTAGAACATAATGTCAGAACTATTACTGAAGCTTTAAAATAA
- a CDS encoding ABC transporter ATP-binding protein — protein MIIHTENPTVEVHDLTVSYNKKPVLWGVDLTLPGGILGGIIGPNGAGKSTLLKSIMGLIPISSGYVKIAGAPLNKKRDLVAYVPQRESVDWDFPASVADVVMMGRYNKTGLFARPRKADRDVVNDCLEKTGMSAYRDRQISQLSGGQQQRVFLARALAQDADIYFLDEPFAGVDASTEATIITLLREMAAAGKTILVVHHDLQSAQDYFNWIVLLNMRLVASGPTQKVFTPDLLQKTYGGTLTVLSKLGDLLANQEFPTRED, from the coding sequence ATGATCATACATACCGAAAACCCGACAGTTGAGGTACACGACTTAACCGTAAGCTATAATAAGAAGCCTGTCTTGTGGGGAGTAGACCTCACCCTTCCTGGCGGTATTTTGGGTGGAATCATCGGGCCAAATGGGGCGGGTAAGTCCACGCTTCTAAAATCTATCATGGGCCTGATACCGATCAGCAGTGGGTATGTTAAAATTGCCGGCGCCCCGTTAAATAAAAAGCGGGACCTAGTAGCTTATGTACCACAACGCGAATCGGTAGATTGGGACTTCCCTGCTTCAGTAGCAGATGTGGTCATGATGGGAAGATACAATAAAACCGGCTTATTCGCCAGACCACGAAAAGCGGACAGAGATGTAGTCAATGACTGTCTGGAAAAAACAGGTATGTCTGCGTATCGAGACAGGCAAATATCCCAACTTTCCGGTGGGCAACAACAGCGGGTGTTTCTGGCAAGGGCTTTGGCACAAGATGCCGACATCTACTTCTTGGACGAACCATTTGCCGGTGTAGATGCCTCTACAGAAGCAACCATTATAACGTTGCTTAGAGAAATGGCTGCTGCCGGAAAAACTATACTTGTCGTACACCATGACTTACAGTCCGCACAGGACTATTTTAACTGGATAGTACTGTTAAACATGCGCTTGGTCGCATCTGGCCCGACTCAAAAAGTGTTTACGCCAGATCTCTTACAAAAAACCTATGGTGGCACACTGACCGTACTATCCAAACTTGGAGACCTGCTGGCCAACCAAGAATTCCCTACCAGGGAAGATTGA
- a CDS encoding iron chelate uptake ABC transporter family permease subunit → MDKLITFLSLSDPNVRYVVIGSTLLMASSAVAGCFTFLRKRSLTGDAVAHAVLPGICLAFMLSGQKDPLMLLIGAFATGWLSLIAMDFINGKTKLKEDTTTGLVLSVFFGIGVLLLTIIQQSGAGNQSGLDTFLFGKAAAMKENDLLVFGTTGSLILLTVIVFFRELTIVSFDPNFARAIGMPIRLYELILTTITVLAVVIGIQATGVVLMAAMLISPAAAARFWTHKLPVMILLAAIMGAFSGISGAYISYVYPTMPTGPWIVVIISLIALGSFLLAPGKGILARLSRQRENRKKIMEENVLKVFFHLGEPEKDFFKPRTQEDLLNKRDMDRSQLNSTLYRLKSDGYLKQEKNKWMLTNEGFGHGKRVTRLHRLWEMYLSTYMNIAPDHVHDDAETMEHIITPELEQKLEQQLGFPLKDPHDSDIPYKGSF, encoded by the coding sequence ATGGATAAACTAATCACATTTTTATCACTGAGTGATCCCAATGTACGGTATGTCGTTATTGGCTCTACCCTATTGATGGCAAGTTCAGCAGTAGCGGGTTGCTTCACATTCCTTCGTAAGCGATCCTTAACAGGAGATGCCGTAGCGCATGCAGTACTTCCCGGTATATGTCTTGCGTTTATGCTATCGGGTCAAAAAGATCCACTGATGCTGCTAATCGGTGCTTTTGCTACCGGATGGCTATCGCTCATTGCCATGGATTTTATTAATGGGAAAACCAAACTCAAAGAAGACACCACCACAGGCCTGGTGCTATCAGTTTTTTTTGGTATAGGAGTTTTGCTTTTAACCATTATTCAACAATCGGGAGCTGGCAATCAATCTGGCTTGGATACTTTTCTTTTTGGCAAAGCCGCTGCCATGAAAGAAAACGATTTGTTGGTGTTCGGAACAACAGGCTCTTTGATACTTCTCACAGTCATTGTCTTTTTTAGAGAATTGACCATTGTTTCTTTCGACCCAAATTTTGCCCGAGCCATAGGAATGCCCATCAGGTTGTACGAACTTATACTTACGACCATAACCGTTTTAGCGGTAGTTATTGGCATTCAAGCTACAGGGGTAGTATTAATGGCAGCCATGCTCATAAGCCCTGCCGCTGCCGCCCGGTTTTGGACACACAAGCTCCCTGTCATGATTTTGTTGGCAGCGATTATGGGTGCTTTTTCAGGCATTTCAGGAGCCTATATTTCTTATGTGTACCCGACTATGCCTACCGGCCCCTGGATTGTTGTTATAATATCCCTTATTGCTTTGGGTTCATTTCTCCTAGCCCCTGGAAAGGGAATATTGGCACGCTTGTCCAGACAAAGGGAAAACAGAAAAAAGATTATGGAGGAAAATGTGCTCAAGGTATTTTTCCACTTGGGTGAACCAGAGAAAGACTTTTTTAAACCACGCACACAGGAAGATTTGTTAAACAAGAGAGATATGGACCGTAGCCAATTGAACAGCACCTTATACCGGCTAAAATCTGACGGATACCTAAAGCAGGAAAAAAACAAATGGATGCTTACCAATGAAGGGTTTGGGCACGGCAAAAGGGTTACCAGACTACACCGATTATGGGAAATGTACCTTTCGACGTATATGAACATAGCGCCTGATCATGTACACGACGATGCAGAAACCATGGAACACATTATAACACCAGAACTTGAACAAAAACTAGAGCAGCAGCTTGGGTTCCCGTTAAAAGACCCACACGACTCAGATATACCATATAAAGGAAGTTTTTGA
- a CDS encoding metal ABC transporter permease, with translation MDEFYIILTGALVAISCGLTGCYLILRRMAMIGDAISHAVLPGIVIAFLLTGTIQSLPMLIGAGLVGVLSTMLIEFIHRKAKVQTDAAIGITFTFLFAVGIILISAFASNVDIDQDCILFGEIAFIPLDTTEIFPGFEVPLAVLTLSFTLLVNIAFITLGYKQLFITTFDPAYASAIGISASVWHYLLMGAVSFTTVASFEAVGAILVVAFLVAPPATAYLLTESFKTMLALTVLFGIIASAAGYALATAINGSIAGAMTTVAGALFLAAFIFTLIKKRNRTQITEVIDKPDLTESLKAEA, from the coding sequence ATGGATGAATTTTACATTATACTTACGGGTGCGCTTGTAGCTATTTCCTGTGGCCTTACAGGTTGCTATCTTATTTTAAGAAGAATGGCCATGATCGGAGATGCTATTTCCCATGCTGTTTTGCCTGGCATAGTTATAGCATTTTTACTTACCGGCACCATTCAGTCCTTGCCAATGCTGATCGGAGCAGGTCTGGTTGGTGTTTTAAGTACCATGCTCATTGAGTTCATCCACCGAAAAGCAAAAGTACAGACCGATGCGGCCATTGGGATCACTTTTACCTTCTTATTTGCTGTGGGCATTATACTTATATCAGCTTTTGCAAGCAATGTCGACATCGACCAAGATTGTATTCTGTTTGGCGAAATTGCGTTTATACCACTCGACACTACCGAAATTTTTCCTGGATTTGAAGTACCTTTGGCAGTGCTGACTTTAAGTTTTACACTGCTGGTGAATATTGCTTTTATAACATTAGGGTACAAGCAGTTATTTATCACCACCTTTGACCCAGCTTATGCTTCAGCGATAGGGATTTCAGCAAGTGTTTGGCACTACCTGCTTATGGGAGCCGTATCATTTACCACAGTAGCTTCTTTTGAAGCTGTTGGTGCTATATTGGTAGTAGCATTTTTAGTGGCGCCCCCTGCTACCGCTTATTTACTGACCGAAAGCTTCAAGACCATGTTGGCACTGACAGTACTTTTCGGTATCATTGCATCAGCAGCCGGTTATGCTTTGGCCACTGCCATTAACGGTTCAATTGCCGGAGCCATGACTACTGTAGCAGGAGCCTTGTTCTTGGCAGCCTTCATTTTTACACTGATAAAAAAAAGAAACAGAACACAAATTACAGAGGTTATAGACAAACCTGATTTGACAGAAAGCCTCAAAGCCGAAGCATAA
- a CDS encoding DUF255 domain-containing protein — protein MSNILKTACFLFIALFIIASCARKKSATQAEQIEWMSYEEAVEASKRKPKKIFVDVYTSWCGWCKAMDKKVLTDPQIVSDINEHYYAVKLNAESTKKVIYKGKTMTEQQLAQKVFNATGYPTTVYLDSKENVISPVPGYLEADVLHQVLLFFGEDHYKNTTFEKYQSQFELE, from the coding sequence ATGAGCAATATATTAAAGACTGCCTGTTTTCTATTCATTGCCCTTTTTATAATTGCATCTTGTGCTAGAAAAAAAAGTGCCACCCAAGCAGAGCAGATTGAATGGATGAGTTATGAGGAAGCCGTAGAAGCTTCCAAGAGAAAACCGAAAAAGATTTTTGTTGATGTATATACCTCATGGTGTGGCTGGTGTAAAGCCATGGACAAAAAAGTATTGACCGACCCCCAAATTGTTTCTGACATTAATGAGCATTACTATGCTGTAAAGTTAAATGCAGAAAGCACTAAAAAAGTAATTTACAAAGGCAAAACCATGACAGAACAGCAACTGGCACAAAAGGTATTTAATGCCACAGGATATCCAACAACTGTTTACCTCGACAGCAAGGAAAATGTCATTTCGCCTGTTCCTGGCTATTTAGAAGCTGATGTATTACACCAAGTACTGTTGTTTTTTGGGGAAGATCACTATAAAAATACTACCTTTGAAAAGTATCAGTCACAATTTGAATTAGAATAG
- the mnmE gene encoding tRNA uridine-5-carboxymethylaminomethyl(34) synthesis GTPase MnmE: protein MNHHYFSEAEDTIAAIATPSGSGALAIIRVSGKEAIDIVNKIFYGKDLSEQDSHTVHFGTIRDGDKILDEVLVSIFRAPRSFTRENAAEISCHGSEFIIRQIIQLLIRTGARTARPGEFTKRAFLNGKMDLAQAEAVADLINSDSEAAHMAALNQMRGGFSLKIKQLREQLIHFASMIELELDFAEEDVEFADREKLKQLVSDIKQVTEALISSFDLGNVVKNGVPTVIAGKPNAGKSTLLNALLNEEKAMVSDIPGTTRDFIEDEINIGGITFRFTDTAGLRETVDKLEAMGIERTREKMKKASLIIYLFDVNSTTKEELSKDIEELQALNIPFIAAGNKIDADKGKPEAFQDFEDITYISARDGIGLDELKDKILGRVNAQDFKTGNTMVTNLRHYESLVNTKQALLTVLDAIDNGVTGDFLAMDIRNALHYLGEITGEITNEDLLDNIFSKFCIGK from the coding sequence TTGAACCACCATTATTTCTCAGAAGCAGAAGATACCATTGCCGCCATAGCCACCCCCTCAGGGTCCGGTGCTTTGGCGATTATAAGGGTTTCTGGTAAAGAAGCCATTGATATTGTCAATAAAATCTTTTACGGGAAAGACCTGTCCGAACAAGACAGCCACACGGTGCATTTTGGAACAATACGTGATGGAGACAAGATCTTGGACGAAGTATTGGTCTCAATTTTTCGGGCTCCCCGCTCCTTTACGAGAGAAAACGCAGCCGAAATATCCTGTCATGGCTCTGAGTTTATAATACGCCAAATCATACAACTACTAATACGGACTGGAGCCAGAACTGCCAGACCGGGCGAGTTTACCAAACGTGCTTTTCTGAACGGCAAAATGGATCTTGCTCAAGCAGAAGCTGTAGCAGACCTTATCAATTCAGATTCAGAAGCTGCACATATGGCCGCACTCAATCAAATGCGCGGAGGCTTTTCTTTAAAGATAAAGCAGTTGAGAGAACAGCTCATCCACTTTGCCTCTATGATAGAACTGGAGCTTGATTTTGCTGAAGAAGACGTAGAATTTGCTGACCGGGAAAAACTTAAACAACTTGTATCGGATATCAAGCAGGTAACCGAAGCCCTGATTTCCTCATTTGACCTGGGCAATGTGGTAAAAAATGGTGTCCCTACCGTCATAGCTGGCAAACCCAATGCGGGAAAATCTACCTTGCTCAACGCCTTGCTCAATGAAGAAAAAGCCATGGTATCGGATATACCAGGAACAACAAGAGATTTCATTGAAGACGAAATCAATATAGGAGGCATTACTTTTCGCTTTACGGATACCGCTGGTCTGAGAGAAACGGTAGATAAACTAGAAGCTATGGGTATAGAGCGTACCCGTGAAAAAATGAAAAAAGCTTCCCTAATTATCTACCTTTTTGATGTAAACAGTACCACCAAAGAGGAGCTTTCCAAAGACATTGAAGAATTACAAGCCCTAAATATACCTTTTATAGCTGCGGGCAATAAAATAGATGCTGACAAAGGAAAACCTGAAGCTTTTCAAGACTTTGAAGACATCACCTATATCTCAGCACGTGACGGTATAGGGCTGGATGAATTAAAAGATAAAATCCTTGGCCGGGTAAACGCCCAAGATTTCAAGACAGGCAATACAATGGTTACCAACCTCCGTCACTACGAAAGCCTTGTCAATACCAAACAAGCCTTACTGACCGTATTGGATGCCATAGACAATGGCGTAACCGGTGACTTCTTAGCCATGGACATCAGAAATGCCCTGCACTACCTCGGTGAAATTACGGGAGAAATAACCAACGAGGATTTATTGGACAATATTTTTAGCAAGTTTTGTATAGGAAAGTAG
- a CDS encoding T9SS type A sorting domain-containing protein has translation MLNRIKNIRYNTVRNDNAFSGEFREGVVTYSNDTIYEWWIPGGSYPVMQLFIFKNSAAIGNPQDSDLMTSYSFYKKKEVETGTNNSLRVDLAAFPNPASNEISFPGADRILSLTDCSGKTFPFDIISNDPVIRINLNVPPGIYIASVSSGNEVKPIKILIQ, from the coding sequence ATGCTTAATAGGATAAAAAACATTCGTTATAATACTGTTAGAAATGATAATGCCTTTTCAGGAGAATTTAGAGAAGGGGTAGTAACATATAGCAATGATACCATCTATGAATGGTGGATACCAGGAGGCTCCTACCCTGTCATGCAACTTTTTATATTTAAGAATTCCGCAGCAATAGGCAATCCTCAGGATTCTGACTTAATGACTAGTTATTCATTTTACAAAAAGAAAGAGGTTGAAACAGGAACAAACAATTCCCTAAGAGTTGATCTTGCTGCATTCCCCAACCCGGCCAGCAATGAAATCTCTTTCCCCGGTGCGGACAGAATACTTTCTCTGACCGACTGTTCCGGCAAAACATTCCCTTTTGACATTATATCAAATGACCCAGTTATCAGAATAAACCTGAACGTGCCACCTGGTATATATATAGCATCGGTAAGCAGTGGCAATGAAGTTAAACCAATAAAAATATTGATCCAATAG
- a CDS encoding AraC family transcriptional regulator gives MSNYKFKPKVFFCILPILAGVLFFVFSHKEDLQIYPAKVQIGYFSDEEKGGTTEIHYFDVKKDTISTSYTLNDGFQFPYYGIFFTKGHRHFYDLSDYDYLEVELKAERSRRIPIHIVLNVPEYTDTLDALSYRQMEQELDYSISQNTYRLYIDEFKTPAWWFMVRKVTESEIGKPLYERVNSFNIQNCQLLSPGERENIDIYRITCKKDNLKAGVYGTTITLVLYTVIFLTIRLRKLPENVVNLKQLSVGNQSDEEAEKILTYIAHHYPNTALNQETIQKELGFSEAKISNLIKTYTNTTFKKYLNHIRLQEAKRLLTETDRQINDIAYKVGYSNVSHFNRVFKESEKCSPNEYRKKFTKTPSIPL, from the coding sequence ATGTCAAATTATAAGTTTAAGCCGAAGGTTTTCTTTTGTATACTTCCTATACTTGCAGGAGTACTTTTTTTTGTGTTTTCGCACAAAGAGGACCTTCAGATCTATCCTGCAAAAGTTCAAATCGGCTACTTTAGTGATGAAGAAAAGGGTGGTACAACCGAAATCCATTATTTTGACGTAAAAAAAGACACTATATCCACCAGTTACACCCTCAATGACGGTTTTCAGTTCCCCTACTACGGTATTTTCTTTACAAAAGGTCACCGACATTTTTATGACCTTTCAGATTATGATTATCTGGAAGTAGAACTGAAAGCAGAGCGCTCCAGAAGAATTCCAATTCATATTGTTCTTAATGTACCGGAATATACAGATACCTTAGACGCCCTAAGCTACAGACAAATGGAGCAGGAGTTAGATTATTCGATTAGTCAAAATACATATAGATTATATATAGATGAATTCAAAACCCCTGCCTGGTGGTTTATGGTAAGAAAAGTCACGGAATCAGAAATAGGCAAACCTTTATACGAAAGAGTCAATTCTTTTAATATCCAAAACTGCCAGCTTCTTTCTCCAGGTGAAAGAGAAAACATAGACATATATCGCATTACCTGCAAAAAAGATAATTTAAAGGCGGGCGTATACGGCACCACTATAACCCTTGTACTTTATACTGTTATATTTCTTACAATCAGATTAAGAAAACTTCCGGAAAATGTGGTTAACCTGAAACAGCTTTCTGTCGGAAACCAGTCAGATGAAGAGGCTGAAAAAATATTAACCTATATCGCACATCATTATCCAAATACTGCATTAAACCAAGAGACCATTCAAAAAGAACTCGGGTTTTCTGAAGCCAAAATTTCCAATCTGATAAAAACCTACACCAATACTACCTTTAAAAAATACCTTAATCATATTCGACTTCAGGAGGCCAAAAGGTTGCTGACTGAAACCGATAGGCAAATCAATGACATTGCTTATAAAGTAGGCTATTCTAATGTTTCCCACTTCAACCGGGTCTTCAAGGAGTCCGAAAAATGCTCTCCAAACGAATATCGAAAAAAATTCACCAAAACACCTTCTATTCCTTTGTAA